The following coding sequences lie in one Zingiber officinale cultivar Zhangliang chromosome 2B, Zo_v1.1, whole genome shotgun sequence genomic window:
- the LOC122046020 gene encoding nucleotide-sugar uncharacterized transporter 2-like isoform X1, producing MGLLESILGKDGRRLMKRKDSDAGQQGRALEELRGTLYSDIHTSEGAKRQQQKLCGPFVALTFNFIVAVGIIMANKVVMGKVGFNFPIALSLIHYVTSWLLMAIFKALSLLPASPPSKSTPFSSLFVLGAVMAMATGLANVSLQHNSVGFYQMAKIAVTPTIVLAEFMILSKRVTLQKVITLTIVSIGVAVATVTDLQFNFFGACVALAWIVPSAINKILWSNLQQTGNWTALALMWKTSPITIFFFVVLMPLLDPPGVLSFNWTWNNASTIIISALFGFLLQWSGALALGATSAISHVVLGQFKTCVIMLGGYVFFNSDPGMVSLSGAVVALCGMSFYTFLNLQGSKESSAVTKPLLSKQNSIAAKPKTIIEEDEMEKMDSV from the exons ATGGGACTGTTGGAATCAATATTGGGCAAGGATGGGAGGAGGCTCATGAAGCGCAAAGACAGTGACGCTGGGCAGCAAG GTCGAGCATTGGAGGAGCTACGGGGTACTTTATACAGTGATATTCATACTTCGGAAGGTGCAAAGCGCCAGCAGCAAAAGTTATGTGGTCCATTTGTGGCATTGACCTTCAATTTCATTGTGGCTGTTGGAATAATCATGGCCAACAAAGTG GTCATGGGCAAGGTTGGATTCAATTTTCCAATCGCCCTATCTTTGATCCACTATGTAACTTCTTGGTTGCTCATGGCTATCTTCAAAGCACTATCACTGTTGCCTGCTTCGCCGCCTTCTAAATCTACACCATTTTCTTCTTTATTTGTCCTGGGTGCAGTGATGGCTATGGCCACTGGACTTGCTAACGTTAGCCTACAACATAATAG TGTGGGTTTCTATCAAATGGCTAAGATAGCTGTGACCCCGACAATTGTTCTTGCTGAGTTTATGATTCTTAGCAAGAGGGTGACGCTTCAAAAG GTTATCACACTGACTATTGTATCAATCGGTGTGGCTGTTGCAACAGTTACTGATCTgcaatttaatttttttggtgCTTGTGTTGCATTGGCATGGATTGTGCCTAGTGCTATAAATAAAATTCTATGGTCAAATTTGCAGCAAACAGGCAACTGGACTGCACTCGC GTTAATGTGGAAGACAAGCCCAATTACCATATTCTTCTTTGTGGTTTTAATGCCGCTGCTAGATCCTCCAGGTGTATTATCCTTTAACTGGACTTGGAACAATGCATCTACCATCATCATATCAGCGTTATTTGGGTTTCTTCTCCAGTGGTCTGGTGCTTTGGCACTTGG TGCAACATCTGCAATCTCTCACGTTGTTCTTGGTCAGTTCAAGACTTGCGTAATCATGCTGGGTGGATATGTGTTCTTCAACTCCGACCCTGGAATGGTTAGTCTCAGCGGAGCAGTTGTTGCTTTGTGTGGGATGTCATTCTACACTTTCCTCAACTTGCAGGGATCGAAAGAGTCATCAGCAGTGACAAAACCACTACTTTCAAAGCAGAATTCGATTGCTGCAAAGCCCAAAACAATCATCGAAGAGGATGAAATGGAAAAGATGGATTCTGTTTGA
- the LOC122046020 gene encoding nucleotide-sugar uncharacterized transporter 2-like isoform X2, whose product MGLLESILGKDGRRLMKRKDSDAGQQGRALEELRGTLYSDIHTSEGAKRQQQKLCGPFVALTFNFIVAVGIIMANKVVMGKVGFNFPIALSLIHYVTSWLLMAIFKALSLLPASPPSKSTPFSSLFVLGAVMAMATGLANVSLQHNSVGFYQMAKIAVTPTIVLAEFMILSKRVTLQKVITLTIVSIGVAVATVTDLQFNFFGACVALAWIVPSAINKILWSNLQQTGNWTALALMWKTSPITIFFFVVLMPLLDPPGVLSFNWTWNNASTIIISALFGFLLQWSGALALGATSAISHVVLGQFKTCVIMLGGYVFFNSDPGMGSKESSAVTKPLLSKQNSIAAKPKTIIEEDEMEKMDSV is encoded by the exons ATGGGACTGTTGGAATCAATATTGGGCAAGGATGGGAGGAGGCTCATGAAGCGCAAAGACAGTGACGCTGGGCAGCAAG GTCGAGCATTGGAGGAGCTACGGGGTACTTTATACAGTGATATTCATACTTCGGAAGGTGCAAAGCGCCAGCAGCAAAAGTTATGTGGTCCATTTGTGGCATTGACCTTCAATTTCATTGTGGCTGTTGGAATAATCATGGCCAACAAAGTG GTCATGGGCAAGGTTGGATTCAATTTTCCAATCGCCCTATCTTTGATCCACTATGTAACTTCTTGGTTGCTCATGGCTATCTTCAAAGCACTATCACTGTTGCCTGCTTCGCCGCCTTCTAAATCTACACCATTTTCTTCTTTATTTGTCCTGGGTGCAGTGATGGCTATGGCCACTGGACTTGCTAACGTTAGCCTACAACATAATAG TGTGGGTTTCTATCAAATGGCTAAGATAGCTGTGACCCCGACAATTGTTCTTGCTGAGTTTATGATTCTTAGCAAGAGGGTGACGCTTCAAAAG GTTATCACACTGACTATTGTATCAATCGGTGTGGCTGTTGCAACAGTTACTGATCTgcaatttaatttttttggtgCTTGTGTTGCATTGGCATGGATTGTGCCTAGTGCTATAAATAAAATTCTATGGTCAAATTTGCAGCAAACAGGCAACTGGACTGCACTCGC GTTAATGTGGAAGACAAGCCCAATTACCATATTCTTCTTTGTGGTTTTAATGCCGCTGCTAGATCCTCCAGGTGTATTATCCTTTAACTGGACTTGGAACAATGCATCTACCATCATCATATCAGCGTTATTTGGGTTTCTTCTCCAGTGGTCTGGTGCTTTGGCACTTGG TGCAACATCTGCAATCTCTCACGTTGTTCTTGGTCAGTTCAAGACTTGCGTAATCATGCTGGGTGGATATGTGTTCTTCAACTCCGACCCTGGAATG GGATCGAAAGAGTCATCAGCAGTGACAAAACCACTACTTTCAAAGCAGAATTCGATTGCTGCAAAGCCCAAAACAATCATCGAAGAGGATGAAATGGAAAAGATGGATTCTGTTTGA